In Micromonospora sp. NBC_01813, the following are encoded in one genomic region:
- a CDS encoding DUF3093 domain-containing protein produces MASASTERDTPYRPAPLYRERLRLPWWLWAAALALAAFLAAEVWMGTAGVRAWLPFTVLPPVTVVGLWWLGRIPVRVTTDEFQVDDARLPLRFVAEVVALDAQGRRELLGVAADPLAFVIQRPWIPGAVQIVLDDPADPTPYWVISSRDPQRLAAEILRARDQASVGPTAPPG; encoded by the coding sequence GTGGCTTCCGCTTCCACTGAACGCGACACACCGTACCGGCCCGCCCCGCTGTACCGGGAGCGGCTCCGGCTGCCGTGGTGGTTGTGGGCGGCCGCGCTGGCGCTCGCGGCGTTCCTGGCCGCCGAGGTCTGGATGGGCACGGCCGGCGTACGCGCCTGGCTGCCGTTCACCGTGCTGCCCCCGGTGACCGTGGTGGGTCTGTGGTGGCTGGGCCGGATTCCCGTCCGGGTGACCACCGACGAGTTCCAGGTGGACGACGCCCGGCTGCCGCTGCGCTTCGTCGCCGAGGTCGTCGCCCTGGACGCGCAGGGCCGCCGGGAGCTGCTCGGGGTGGCCGCCGACCCGCTGGCGTTCGTCATCCAGCGCCCGTGGATTCCCGGTGCCGTCCAGATCGTCCTCGACGACCCGGCCGACCCCACGCCCTACTGGGTGATCAGCAGCCGCGATCCGCAGCGACTCGCCGCCGAGATCCTGCGGGCCCGCGACCAGGCGTCCGTCGGCCCCACCGCGCCGCCCGGCTGA
- the dut gene encoding dUTP diphosphatase: MADTVRVLVRQLDPGLPLPAYAHPGDAGADLFAAEDAELAPGARALLRTGVAIALPAGHVGLVHPRSGLATRLGVTVLNAPGTVDAGYRGEILVNLINHDGSRSAKISRGDRIAQLVIQRVEEAEFCAVDELPESVRGSAGHGSTGGHTGLVAAEQAPTRSGGAAPTVPGQADPAPAGPAAR, from the coding sequence GTGGCCGACACGGTACGGGTGCTGGTGCGTCAGCTCGATCCGGGATTGCCGCTGCCCGCCTACGCCCACCCGGGCGACGCCGGGGCCGACCTGTTCGCCGCCGAGGACGCCGAGTTGGCGCCGGGCGCGCGGGCGCTGCTGCGGACCGGGGTGGCGATCGCGCTGCCAGCCGGTCACGTCGGGCTGGTGCATCCGCGGTCCGGCCTGGCGACCAGGTTGGGTGTGACGGTGTTGAACGCGCCCGGTACGGTCGACGCCGGCTACCGGGGCGAGATCCTGGTGAACCTGATCAACCACGACGGGTCGCGGTCGGCGAAGATCTCCCGAGGTGACCGGATCGCACAACTTGTGATACAACGCGTCGAAGAAGCAGAGTTCTGCGCTGTCGACGAGTTGCCCGAATCGGTGCGGGGTTCAGCCGGTCACGGTTCGACCGGCGGGCACACCGGCCTGGTCGCGGCGGAGCAGGCCCCGACGCGAAGCGGCGGAGCCGCACCGACCGTGCCCGGCCAGGCCGACCCGGCCCCGGCCGGACCGGCAGCCCGCTGA